One window of Siniperca chuatsi isolate FFG_IHB_CAS linkage group LG19, ASM2008510v1, whole genome shotgun sequence genomic DNA carries:
- the si:ch73-206p6.1 gene encoding phospholipid scramblase 1 isoform X1: MANINCIGNNVSLQSKKMNMYAVPSPGIPGCPPGLEYLTQVDQLLVKQKVELVEALVGFESNNKYEVRNAMGQNVFYAVEENDCLSRQCCGPMRSFTIHVLDNFGQEVITITRPLKCMSCCFPCCLQELEVQAPPGNTVGYVMQQWHPFSPKFIVANEHTEPVLKIHGPFCGWSCLPDVDFEILTMDEVSKIGKISKQWTGLLREAFTDSDNFGIQFPMDLDVRMKAVMIGACFLIDFMFFETTN; the protein is encoded by the exons ATGGCAAATATAAACTGTATAGGCAATAAT GTCTCCCTCCAGTCTAAGAAAATGAATATGTATGCTGTGCCCAGCCCGGGAATACCAGGCTGTCCACCAGGATTAGAATATCTGACTCAG GTGGATCAGCTACTCGTCAAACAGAAAGTTGAGCTTGTTGAAG CCCTTGTAGGTTTCGAAAGCAACAACAAGTATGAAGTCCGTAACGCCATGGGCCAGAATGTGTTCTACGCTGTCGAGGAGAACGACTGTCTGAGTCGACAGTGTTGTGGTCCCATGCGCTCCTTCACCATCCACGTCCTCGACAATTTTGGACAAGAGGTCATCACCATAACCAGGCCACTTAAGTGCATGTCTTGCTGCTTCCCTTGTTGTCTACAAGAG CTGGAGGTGCAGGCTCCCCCCGGTAACACAGTGGGGTACGTTATGCAACAGTGGCACCCGTTCTCCCCAAAATTCATCGTTGCAAACGAACACACTGAGCCTGTACTGAAGATCCATGGGCCCTTCTGTGGATGGAGCTGCCTTCCAGATGTTGACTTTGAG ATTTTGACAATGGATGAAGTTAGTAAGATTGGGAAAATCAGTAAGCAGTGGACAGGACTTCTTCGGGAAGCATTCACAGATTCAGACAACTTTGGTATCCAGTTCCCCATGGATCTGGATGTGAGAATGAAGGCTGTGATGATCGGTGCATGTTTTCTCATT GATTTCATGTTCTTTGAGACTACTAACTAG
- the si:ch73-206p6.1 gene encoding phospholipid scramblase 1 isoform X2, with the protein MNMYAVPSPGIPGCPPGLEYLTQVDQLLVKQKVELVEALVGFESNNKYEVRNAMGQNVFYAVEENDCLSRQCCGPMRSFTIHVLDNFGQEVITITRPLKCMSCCFPCCLQELEVQAPPGNTVGYVMQQWHPFSPKFIVANEHTEPVLKIHGPFCGWSCLPDVDFEILTMDEVSKIGKISKQWTGLLREAFTDSDNFGIQFPMDLDVRMKAVMIGACFLIDFMFFETTN; encoded by the exons ATGAATATGTATGCTGTGCCCAGCCCGGGAATACCAGGCTGTCCACCAGGATTAGAATATCTGACTCAG GTGGATCAGCTACTCGTCAAACAGAAAGTTGAGCTTGTTGAAG CCCTTGTAGGTTTCGAAAGCAACAACAAGTATGAAGTCCGTAACGCCATGGGCCAGAATGTGTTCTACGCTGTCGAGGAGAACGACTGTCTGAGTCGACAGTGTTGTGGTCCCATGCGCTCCTTCACCATCCACGTCCTCGACAATTTTGGACAAGAGGTCATCACCATAACCAGGCCACTTAAGTGCATGTCTTGCTGCTTCCCTTGTTGTCTACAAGAG CTGGAGGTGCAGGCTCCCCCCGGTAACACAGTGGGGTACGTTATGCAACAGTGGCACCCGTTCTCCCCAAAATTCATCGTTGCAAACGAACACACTGAGCCTGTACTGAAGATCCATGGGCCCTTCTGTGGATGGAGCTGCCTTCCAGATGTTGACTTTGAG ATTTTGACAATGGATGAAGTTAGTAAGATTGGGAAAATCAGTAAGCAGTGGACAGGACTTCTTCGGGAAGCATTCACAGATTCAGACAACTTTGGTATCCAGTTCCCCATGGATCTGGATGTGAGAATGAAGGCTGTGATGATCGGTGCATGTTTTCTCATT GATTTCATGTTCTTTGAGACTACTAACTAG
- the si:ch73-206p6.1 gene encoding phospholipid scramblase 1 isoform X3: MRAQVDQLLVKQKVELVEALVGFESNNKYEVRNAMGQNVFYAVEENDCLSRQCCGPMRSFTIHVLDNFGQEVITITRPLKCMSCCFPCCLQELEVQAPPGNTVGYVMQQWHPFSPKFIVANEHTEPVLKIHGPFCGWSCLPDVDFEILTMDEVSKIGKISKQWTGLLREAFTDSDNFGIQFPMDLDVRMKAVMIGACFLIDFMFFETTN, translated from the exons ATGCGCGCCCAG GTGGATCAGCTACTCGTCAAACAGAAAGTTGAGCTTGTTGAAG CCCTTGTAGGTTTCGAAAGCAACAACAAGTATGAAGTCCGTAACGCCATGGGCCAGAATGTGTTCTACGCTGTCGAGGAGAACGACTGTCTGAGTCGACAGTGTTGTGGTCCCATGCGCTCCTTCACCATCCACGTCCTCGACAATTTTGGACAAGAGGTCATCACCATAACCAGGCCACTTAAGTGCATGTCTTGCTGCTTCCCTTGTTGTCTACAAGAG CTGGAGGTGCAGGCTCCCCCCGGTAACACAGTGGGGTACGTTATGCAACAGTGGCACCCGTTCTCCCCAAAATTCATCGTTGCAAACGAACACACTGAGCCTGTACTGAAGATCCATGGGCCCTTCTGTGGATGGAGCTGCCTTCCAGATGTTGACTTTGAG ATTTTGACAATGGATGAAGTTAGTAAGATTGGGAAAATCAGTAAGCAGTGGACAGGACTTCTTCGGGAAGCATTCACAGATTCAGACAACTTTGGTATCCAGTTCCCCATGGATCTGGATGTGAGAATGAAGGCTGTGATGATCGGTGCATGTTTTCTCATT GATTTCATGTTCTTTGAGACTACTAACTAG
- the si:ch73-206p6.1 gene encoding phospholipid scramblase 1 isoform X4: MGQNVFYAVEENDCLSRQCCGPMRSFTIHVLDNFGQEVITITRPLKCMSCCFPCCLQELEVQAPPGNTVGYVMQQWHPFSPKFIVANEHTEPVLKIHGPFCGWSCLPDVDFEILTMDEVSKIGKISKQWTGLLREAFTDSDNFGIQFPMDLDVRMKAVMIGACFLIDFMFFETTN, translated from the exons ATGGGCCAGAATGTGTTCTACGCTGTCGAGGAGAACGACTGTCTGAGTCGACAGTGTTGTGGTCCCATGCGCTCCTTCACCATCCACGTCCTCGACAATTTTGGACAAGAGGTCATCACCATAACCAGGCCACTTAAGTGCATGTCTTGCTGCTTCCCTTGTTGTCTACAAGAG CTGGAGGTGCAGGCTCCCCCCGGTAACACAGTGGGGTACGTTATGCAACAGTGGCACCCGTTCTCCCCAAAATTCATCGTTGCAAACGAACACACTGAGCCTGTACTGAAGATCCATGGGCCCTTCTGTGGATGGAGCTGCCTTCCAGATGTTGACTTTGAG ATTTTGACAATGGATGAAGTTAGTAAGATTGGGAAAATCAGTAAGCAGTGGACAGGACTTCTTCGGGAAGCATTCACAGATTCAGACAACTTTGGTATCCAGTTCCCCATGGATCTGGATGTGAGAATGAAGGCTGTGATGATCGGTGCATGTTTTCTCATT GATTTCATGTTCTTTGAGACTACTAACTAG